CAGCCTCTCTCCTCCCTTCCCTTGGATGCCCTGCAAAATCAAACACCCAACCAAAAAAAAAACAAATCAAAACGCTTTCCAACAAAATCAAATTTCAAAATCAACGAAAGCTCTGAGATTACCAAAAGCGTAAAACTCCTCCCAATCTTTCTTCAACCTCTCGAAATCATCAGAAACAGGAAGCACCACAGTGAGAGTATACTTCACTCCTTCCAAATTCACCTCAATGCCATTCATCTTCTCCACCAAAACCTTCCTCCACTCTATAAACTTCTTCTCCAAAACCTTCGCATCGTCATCCTTCTTCTTCTTGCCTTCGAGAAACCCTAAATCTCGGATAAACAACGACCCATGCGCCACTGGCTCATCACGCTTCCTTTTCTTTAAGTCCCTGTGACGCCGAACCACGATGTCTTCTTCTGATATCGTCACGGAGGGGAAAGTTGAGTTCTTGAGGAAATCGATCAAGGATCGCTTGAGCTGCCATTCGTCGATGGGCTTTGAGACGGAGGGGACGAGAGGGTGGATTGTGAGAGAGAGCTTGACGCGTGAGACGAGAGAGAGGCCGTTCTCGATTTCTAGGGTTTCTAACGGAGATAGCTCTTCTAACGAT
This sequence is a window from Brassica oleracea var. oleracea cultivar TO1000 chromosome C1, BOL, whole genome shotgun sequence. Protein-coding genes within it:
- the LOC106322846 gene encoding uncharacterized protein LOC106322846 isoform X2; this translates as MRSLEELSPLETLEIENGLSLVSRVKLSLTIHPLVPSVSKPIDEWQLKRSLIDFLKNSTFPSVTISEEDIVVRRHRDLKKRKRDEPVAHGSLFIRDLGFLEGKKKKDDDAKVLEKKFIEWRKVLVEKMNGIEVNLEGVKYTLTVVLPVSDDFERLKKDWEEFGHPREGRREADTMILRGVPSRWFAETRVSSKPSMLVAHTIFSTFGKIRNFNVAEDDNLGKDTDEYSGDLVSGLYCKIVVQFEKYNDFVNAMKAFCGRSMQKEGTRLKADYELTWDKVGFFRNSRRASDHRDDGYRNETAGYNTDDLRRKRFRSKTLR
- the LOC106322846 gene encoding uncharacterized protein LOC106322846 isoform X1, with amino-acid sequence MRSLEELSPLETLEIENGLSLVSRVKLSLTIHPLVPSVSKPIDEWQLKRSLIDFLKNSTFPSVTISEEDIVVRRHRDLKKRKRDEPVAHGSLFIRDLGFLEGKKKKDDDAKVLEKKFIEWRKVLVEKMNGIEVNLEGVKYTLTVVLPVSDDFERLKKDWEEFYAFGHPREGRREADTMILRGVPSRWFAETRVSSKPSMLVAHTIFSTFGKIRNFNVAEDDNLGKDTDEYSGDLVSGLYCKIVVQFEKYNDFVNAMKAFCGRSMQKEGTRLKADYELTWDKVGFFRNSRRASDHRDDGYRNETAGYNTDDLRRKRFRSKTLR